From the Pseudarthrobacter sp. MM222 genome, one window contains:
- a CDS encoding type II secretion system F family protein produces MTAELAGLAVALLLAGAAAVALSDRSRARQRLRRRQHEPWRAGAEIPRTAEGDALTADAAGLGDTAMMLELIGAMLDAGSGLGRALELVANLAAQEFRLPLRPVVSALAIGADWDAAWRSSNVRSPQLLDLQDALGFAALTGAPSSAVLYAQAARIRRERFRSAEKRAAALGVKLVVPLGLCSLPAFVCLGILPVFLAMMPG; encoded by the coding sequence ATGACTGCCGAGCTGGCAGGCCTCGCCGTCGCACTACTGCTGGCGGGGGCCGCGGCGGTGGCACTTTCCGACCGCTCCCGGGCCAGGCAACGGCTCAGGCGGCGGCAGCACGAACCCTGGCGGGCAGGGGCCGAAATCCCTCGAACCGCCGAGGGCGACGCGCTGACGGCCGACGCCGCAGGCCTTGGCGACACCGCCATGATGCTCGAGCTGATCGGGGCCATGCTGGACGCAGGGTCCGGACTCGGACGGGCGTTGGAACTGGTCGCGAACCTCGCCGCCCAGGAGTTCCGCCTGCCGCTTCGCCCGGTTGTGTCAGCGCTGGCTATCGGTGCGGACTGGGACGCCGCCTGGCGTAGTTCGAACGTCCGATCGCCCCAACTGCTGGACCTGCAGGACGCCCTGGGCTTCGCCGCCCTTACCGGCGCGCCGTCGTCCGCGGTTTTGTATGCCCAAGCGGCCCGGATCCGCCGGGAACGCTTCAGGTCCGCCGAGAAAAGGGCCGCCGCCCTTGGTGTAAAGCTCGTCGTCCCCCTGGGCCTCTGCTCACTGCCGGCCTTTGTATGCCTCGGCATCCTGCCCGTGTTCCTGGCAATGATGCCCGGCTGA
- a CDS encoding TadA family conjugal transfer-associated ATPase, giving the protein MHGRRRLGSRAGAGSPADEHLLQTVRESVLSEAGPVTPTRVAAAVQATGRLLGTAGALAAVDSISAELTGLGPLQALARDPAVTDIFVNGPDSVWLDRGNGPEKVPVFFSGESQIRALAARLVAAGGRRLDDGSPCVDVRLDGGYRVHAVLPPISTTGTLLSVRIRRERVFTMLELRQIGMFGTLIGTVLERMIDRRLGFLISGATGTGKTTLLATLLGLCLQGERLVLIEDASELNPVHPHVVSLETRHGNLEGTGVVDLGELVRQALRMRPDRLVVGECRGAEVRELLTAMNTGHTGGGGTIHANTAGAVPARLTALGALAGMDQDAVRLQVASALDAVVHVGRTGNRRHVASIGVLEDLEGGLAVTAALEAEEGAKGGVRCGPAWPRLAERLGLDLGAEGVPE; this is encoded by the coding sequence GTGCACGGCAGGCGCCGCCTCGGCAGCCGGGCAGGGGCGGGCAGCCCAGCGGACGAGCACCTGCTGCAGACGGTGCGGGAGTCCGTTCTGTCCGAGGCGGGTCCGGTCACTCCGACCCGGGTGGCGGCCGCCGTGCAAGCGACCGGACGGCTGCTCGGCACCGCGGGTGCCCTGGCCGCGGTGGACAGCATCAGCGCGGAACTCACCGGACTGGGTCCGCTGCAGGCACTCGCAAGGGATCCTGCCGTGACGGACATCTTCGTCAACGGCCCGGACTCGGTCTGGCTTGACCGCGGAAACGGCCCGGAGAAGGTGCCGGTGTTCTTCTCTGGTGAGTCACAGATCCGTGCGCTGGCCGCCCGGCTCGTCGCGGCGGGCGGGCGGCGCCTCGACGACGGATCTCCGTGCGTGGACGTCCGGCTCGACGGCGGCTATCGGGTGCACGCGGTCCTGCCGCCGATCTCCACGACGGGCACCCTGCTGAGCGTGAGAATCCGGCGGGAAAGAGTGTTCACGATGCTGGAGCTGCGGCAGATCGGCATGTTCGGCACCCTCATCGGGACGGTACTGGAACGCATGATCGATCGCCGGTTGGGTTTTTTGATCAGCGGAGCCACCGGTACAGGAAAGACGACGCTGCTCGCCACGCTCCTCGGCCTGTGCCTCCAGGGGGAGCGGCTCGTCCTGATTGAAGACGCTTCCGAGCTCAACCCCGTGCACCCGCATGTCGTGTCGCTGGAGACCCGGCATGGAAACCTCGAGGGAACCGGTGTGGTGGACCTGGGCGAGCTGGTCCGCCAGGCGTTGAGGATGCGGCCCGACAGGCTGGTCGTGGGCGAATGCCGGGGTGCCGAGGTCCGGGAACTCCTGACGGCCATGAACACCGGCCACACCGGAGGCGGCGGAACCATCCATGCGAATACCGCTGGAGCCGTCCCCGCCCGGTTGACGGCGCTGGGCGCACTGGCGGGCATGGACCAGGACGCCGTGCGCCTGCAGGTGGCGAGCGCGCTGGACGCCGTGGTCCACGTGGGCCGGACCGGGAACCGGCGGCACGTGGCGAGCATCGGAGTCCTCGAGGACCTCGAAGGAGGCTTGGCTGTCACCGCGGCTCTCGAGGCGGAGGAGGGTGCGAAGGGCGGCGTCCGCTGCGGCCCGGCGTGGCCGAGGCTGGCGGAACGCCTGGGGCTGGACCTAGGGGCAGAGGGAGTCCCGGAGTGA
- the ssd gene encoding septum site-determining protein Ssd yields MSRHELFRPDTPHRRSAGPGETGWLPDASAETLLVTGDEVLRGEVERIVAAAGGTLRTVLDAVEAAPFWDPAAAVLVGSDITTLPPRRRAPAVLVGLNADGEGLWQLAAAIGAECVAVLPDAAAWLAAHLSRSRSPVAGGLVLGVSGGCGGAGATTAAIWLAQAAARRGANVLLVDGDPRGGGLELALAAEDTPGLRWPDLAGASGSIDPGQLAESLPTAGGFSFLSWPGSRDGATAAETSTVSVVLEAARRGFELVVLDIGRGYEPLRAFAWDCDRLLLIVPAQLRAAVATARLLHDLPPVETSLVVRGKPGAVLDGGLIADSVGLPLSGTMPEVRGTAAATELGRLLVSGQQRVVRRFAAAVLEQSVGELR; encoded by the coding sequence ATGAGCCGGCATGAGCTATTTCGCCCCGACACCCCACACCGGCGAAGCGCCGGACCCGGTGAAACGGGCTGGCTGCCGGACGCGTCGGCGGAGACGCTGCTGGTAACCGGGGACGAGGTGCTCCGCGGTGAAGTGGAGCGCATCGTGGCGGCGGCCGGGGGCACGTTGCGGACAGTGCTGGACGCAGTGGAGGCGGCGCCGTTCTGGGACCCTGCCGCGGCGGTGCTGGTGGGCAGCGACATCACCACACTCCCGCCGCGGCGCCGGGCGCCCGCCGTGCTGGTCGGACTGAACGCAGACGGGGAGGGCCTCTGGCAATTGGCAGCCGCGATAGGGGCGGAGTGCGTCGCCGTGCTGCCCGACGCCGCGGCCTGGCTTGCCGCGCACCTCAGCCGCTCCCGATCGCCCGTCGCAGGCGGGCTCGTCCTCGGCGTCAGCGGCGGTTGCGGCGGGGCGGGAGCCACCACCGCCGCCATCTGGCTGGCACAGGCCGCTGCACGGCGCGGCGCAAACGTCCTCCTCGTGGACGGGGACCCCCGCGGCGGTGGCCTTGAACTCGCTTTGGCGGCCGAGGACACGCCTGGCCTCCGCTGGCCGGACCTCGCCGGGGCAAGCGGCAGCATCGATCCGGGCCAGCTGGCCGAGTCCCTGCCGACCGCAGGAGGTTTCTCCTTCCTGTCCTGGCCGGGCAGCCGCGACGGTGCCACGGCTGCGGAGACCAGCACGGTGTCCGTCGTCCTGGAAGCTGCCCGGCGCGGCTTTGAACTGGTGGTGCTGGACATCGGTCGTGGATATGAGCCCTTGCGCGCCTTCGCCTGGGACTGCGACCGGCTCCTTCTCATCGTCCCCGCCCAGCTGCGCGCGGCCGTCGCCACCGCGCGGCTGCTGCACGATCTCCCTCCCGTGGAAACCTCCCTTGTGGTCCGGGGCAAGCCCGGAGCCGTGCTGGACGGAGGGCTGATTGCCGACTCGGTCGGACTTCCATTGTCCGGGACCATGCCGGAAGTCCGGGGCACGGCTGCGGCAACTGAACTTGGACGGCTCCTGGTTTCGGGGCAGCAACGCGTCGTTCGCCGTTTCGCCGCAGCGGTACTTGAGCAGAGCGTCGGGGAGCTCCGGTGA
- a CDS encoding bifunctional 3'-5' exonuclease/DNA polymerase yields MYLLLAAHADGAALLELAAGGAPHPASPEPRVIGAAELAGVVLQLEKRRPRWIWHRTQDWYPSLLAAGVELERCYDLALCGAILAHSEFTAHTAYARNAEKLTQDDELQQPPRVLQPPPPPADQGALFDDPALRQAPRHSVEELREEYAAQQDALSQAGAGSQPDNRKQRLQLLLAAESAGAMIAAEMQHAGVPWRTELHEEILADHLGPRPPQGHRPAKLEALTTELRQLLNSPSLNPDSPQELMRALHRNGIEVKTTRQWELKESSHAAIGPLLAYKKLSRLHAANGWAWLDAWVKDGRFQPEYVVGGVVSGRWASRGGGALQIPRQIRGAVHADPGHKLIVADASQLEPRVLVALAQDSKMAEAARDKDLYAGIAAQGFGGDRAKAKGALLGAIYGATTGESGRLMPQLARTYPRAVGFVENAARQGEAGKTVTSRLGRSTPPPSEGWLRSQRSATAEEQRRADSLARSRGRFTRNFVVQGSAADWAACWLAELRRRLRAMRTGGVPAGELVFFLHDEVMVHCPDEAVGDCIVAIEEAANAAKELLFGRIPVEFPVSVAVVDSYDKAK; encoded by the coding sequence ATGTATCTGCTGCTGGCCGCCCACGCTGACGGCGCAGCCCTGCTGGAACTCGCCGCCGGGGGTGCCCCCCACCCGGCCAGCCCCGAACCGAGGGTCATCGGCGCAGCGGAACTGGCCGGCGTCGTACTCCAACTCGAGAAGCGGCGTCCGCGCTGGATTTGGCACCGCACGCAGGACTGGTACCCGTCCCTGCTGGCCGCCGGGGTGGAGTTGGAACGCTGCTACGACCTCGCACTGTGCGGCGCGATCCTGGCACACTCGGAATTCACAGCCCACACGGCGTACGCGAGAAACGCGGAGAAGCTGACCCAGGACGATGAGCTGCAGCAGCCGCCGCGAGTGCTCCAGCCGCCGCCTCCGCCCGCGGATCAGGGCGCTTTGTTTGACGACCCGGCACTTCGGCAGGCGCCCCGCCACAGCGTCGAGGAGCTGCGTGAAGAATACGCCGCGCAGCAGGACGCGCTCAGCCAGGCGGGGGCAGGAAGCCAGCCGGACAACCGTAAACAGCGGCTCCAGCTGCTCCTGGCGGCAGAGTCCGCAGGGGCCATGATCGCCGCGGAAATGCAACACGCGGGGGTTCCCTGGCGGACGGAGCTGCATGAGGAGATTCTCGCCGACCACTTAGGACCGCGCCCTCCCCAGGGCCACCGTCCGGCAAAACTTGAGGCGCTCACCACGGAGCTCCGGCAACTGCTCAATTCCCCTTCGCTCAACCCGGATTCGCCCCAGGAGCTCATGCGAGCCCTGCACCGGAACGGGATCGAAGTGAAGACCACCCGCCAGTGGGAGCTGAAGGAATCGTCGCATGCGGCGATCGGGCCGCTCCTGGCGTACAAGAAGCTGTCCCGGCTCCATGCGGCCAACGGCTGGGCCTGGCTCGATGCATGGGTCAAGGACGGCCGGTTCCAGCCGGAGTATGTCGTCGGCGGTGTGGTCTCGGGCCGCTGGGCCTCCCGCGGCGGCGGGGCGCTGCAGATCCCGCGCCAGATCCGGGGCGCCGTGCACGCCGATCCGGGCCACAAGCTGATCGTCGCGGACGCCTCCCAGCTTGAACCGCGGGTGCTGGTGGCGCTCGCCCAGGACTCAAAGATGGCCGAGGCGGCCCGGGACAAGGACCTCTACGCCGGCATCGCGGCGCAGGGTTTCGGTGGCGACCGCGCGAAGGCAAAGGGGGCGCTCCTGGGGGCCATCTACGGGGCAACGACGGGCGAGTCCGGGCGCCTCATGCCCCAGCTTGCCCGCACCTATCCCCGGGCTGTCGGGTTTGTGGAGAACGCAGCGCGCCAGGGTGAGGCCGGGAAAACTGTCACTTCCCGGCTCGGCCGCAGCACCCCGCCGCCGTCGGAGGGGTGGTTGCGGAGCCAGCGGTCCGCCACCGCCGAAGAACAGCGCCGTGCCGATTCCCTGGCCCGGTCGCGGGGCCGGTTCACCCGCAACTTCGTGGTGCAGGGCTCAGCCGCGGATTGGGCGGCATGCTGGCTGGCCGAATTGCGACGGCGGTTGCGGGCCATGCGCACGGGCGGCGTGCCCGCCGGGGAACTGGTGTTTTTCCTCCACGACGAAGTCATGGTCCATTGCCCGGACGAAGCGGTGGGGGACTGCATCGTGGCCATCGAGGAGGCTGCTAATGCCGCCAAGGAGCTGCTTTTCGGCCGCATACCGGTCGAGTTCCCTGTCAGCGTGGCCGTTGTGGACTCCTACGACAAGGCGAAATAG
- a CDS encoding YegP family protein — protein sequence MAGIFEIAEAGEKAYFFKLTAPDGTVVAVSPLFNTIKAAAAGITAVRENAATGLVVDKSRPRKNAPAGREATRPGSTRTSPRLAPR from the coding sequence TTGGCTGGCATTTTTGAGATCGCCGAGGCTGGAGAGAAAGCCTACTTCTTCAAGCTGACCGCACCGGATGGAACGGTGGTCGCCGTTTCGCCATTGTTCAATACCATCAAGGCCGCTGCCGCGGGCATTACCGCTGTGCGCGAAAACGCCGCCACCGGCTTGGTCGTCGACAAGTCGAGGCCCAGGAAGAACGCGCCGGCCGGCCGGGAGGCAACCCGGCCCGGCAGCACGCGGACGAGCCCGCGGCTCGCCCCACGCTAG
- a CDS encoding NUDIX hydrolase, whose protein sequence is MTARQDLIDLAAGVAAGTAPAPDPRWRELTVEPGERVRRAAVLMLFGALDYVPAASGKKLAPAELDVLLLQRAQTLDDHPGQVAFPGGGIDAGESVIDAALREAREETGLDPSGVEVLGVMPELALPRGNFLVTPVLAWWAAQSPVRVVDYGESAQVFRVPVRDLLDPDNRVMATVSRAGQTFQSPAFTVNGVVVWGFTGMILNQLFEQLGWAVPWDRTRLYGIDV, encoded by the coding sequence GTGACGGCTCGCCAGGATCTCATCGATCTGGCGGCCGGTGTCGCGGCCGGCACGGCCCCGGCGCCGGATCCGCGCTGGCGGGAACTCACTGTCGAACCGGGGGAGCGCGTCCGCCGCGCCGCCGTCCTGATGCTGTTTGGTGCCCTTGACTATGTCCCGGCGGCCTCGGGCAAGAAACTTGCACCGGCGGAACTGGACGTCCTGCTGCTGCAGCGCGCCCAGACCTTGGATGACCATCCCGGACAGGTAGCCTTCCCCGGCGGCGGTATCGACGCCGGGGAATCGGTGATTGACGCCGCCCTGCGGGAAGCCCGGGAGGAAACCGGGCTGGACCCGTCCGGCGTCGAGGTGCTCGGAGTCATGCCCGAGTTGGCGCTGCCCCGCGGCAACTTCCTGGTGACGCCCGTCCTGGCCTGGTGGGCCGCCCAGTCACCTGTGCGGGTGGTGGACTACGGCGAGTCTGCCCAGGTCTTCCGCGTGCCGGTCCGTGACCTGCTGGATCCTGATAACCGGGTGATGGCCACCGTCAGCCGGGCCGGGCAGACCTTCCAAAGCCCCGCCTTTACCGTCAACGGAGTGGTGGTGTGGGGCTTCACCGGAATGATCCTTAACCAGCTCTTCGAGCAGCTGGGTTGGGCGGTTCCCTGGGACCGAACGCGGCTTTACGGGATCGACGTCTGA
- the nth gene encoding endonuclease III: protein MLGLKRRARRINRALAEQYPYAHAELDFRNPFELVVATVLSAQTTDVLVNQITQLLFARYPDARSLAEADPAELEAIIKPTGFFRAKARSLLALSNRLVDEYDGEVPGRLEDLVTLPGVGRKTANVVLGNAFGIPGITVDTHFGRLARRFGWTDSEDPVKIEFDVAELFEPKDWTMLSHRVVFHGRRVCHSRKPACGACPVANWCPSYGMGETDPAKAKKLLKYELAPGQEELLAKLLAETHRAAEIRMASQRKPQ, encoded by the coding sequence CTGCTCGGACTAAAGCGGCGGGCGCGCCGGATCAACCGGGCATTGGCGGAGCAGTACCCCTACGCGCACGCTGAACTGGATTTCCGTAATCCCTTTGAACTTGTCGTGGCCACGGTGCTCTCGGCGCAGACCACCGATGTGCTCGTCAACCAGATCACCCAGTTGCTGTTCGCCCGGTACCCGGATGCACGGAGTTTGGCGGAGGCGGATCCGGCCGAGCTTGAAGCCATCATCAAGCCCACCGGGTTTTTTCGCGCGAAGGCCCGGAGTCTCTTGGCCCTGAGCAACCGTCTGGTGGATGAGTACGACGGCGAGGTGCCCGGACGCCTGGAGGATCTCGTGACACTGCCCGGCGTCGGGCGGAAAACCGCCAACGTCGTGTTGGGGAACGCCTTCGGTATCCCCGGCATCACCGTCGATACCCACTTCGGCCGGCTGGCGAGGCGGTTCGGCTGGACGGACTCGGAGGATCCGGTGAAGATCGAATTCGACGTCGCCGAGCTCTTCGAGCCGAAGGACTGGACCATGCTCTCCCACCGGGTCGTCTTCCACGGCCGCCGGGTCTGCCATTCGCGTAAACCGGCCTGCGGGGCCTGCCCGGTGGCCAACTGGTGCCCGAGCTACGGGATGGGCGAGACCGACCCGGCGAAGGCGAAGAAGCTGCTGAAGTATGAACTGGCCCCGGGCCAGGAGGAGCTGCTGGCGAAGCTGCTTGCCGAGACCCACCGGGCCGCGGAAATCCGGATGGCATCACAGAGGAAGCCGCAGTGA
- the acs gene encoding acetate--CoA ligase, translated as MSQQTPGAATTQAPGATPSASTPQQGDAFENLSHENRKFAPSAEFAGNAVVTEADYADANADRPAFWAKQARDLLSWNKDFTRTLDWSTPPFAKWFIGGEVNAAYNALDRHVEAGNGDRVAIYFEGEPGDTRTYTYAQLTEEVKKAANGFESLGVAKGDRVAVYLPMIPEAVITLLACARIGAIHSVVFGGFSADALRSRIDDAEAKLVVTADGTYRRGKPSALKPAVDEALAHNGHTVQNVVVVKRNGQDVDWHEGRDHWWADTVGMASPEHTAVGHDSEHPLFILYTSGTTGKPKGILHTTGGYLTQTAYTHKAVFDLHPETDVYWCTADVGWVTGHSYVAYAPLLNGATQVMYEGTPDSPHQGRWWEIVEKYKVSILYTAPTAIRTFMKWGKEIPARYDLSSIRVLGSVGEPINPEAWMWYREVIGANAGKNGERKDNPAPIVDTWWQTETGAQMIAPLPGVTATKPGSAQVPLPGIAVDVVDELGESVPNGHGGFLVIREPWPAMLRGIWGDPERFKDTYWSRFETMYFAGDGAKKDEDGDIWLLGRVDDVMNISGHRLSTTEIESALVSHPAVAEAAVVGAADETTGQAVVAFVILRGDAVDSGDEIVQELRNHVGKEIGPIAKPKTILVVPELPKTRSGKIMRRLLKDVAEGREVGDATTLADNTVMAQIAQSLRK; from the coding sequence ATGTCCCAGCAAACCCCCGGCGCCGCGACGACCCAGGCCCCCGGAGCTACGCCTTCCGCCAGCACGCCGCAACAAGGCGACGCGTTCGAAAACTTGTCGCACGAGAACCGCAAATTCGCGCCCTCGGCCGAGTTCGCCGGCAATGCCGTGGTCACCGAAGCCGACTACGCGGACGCAAACGCGGACCGTCCCGCATTCTGGGCGAAGCAGGCCCGCGACCTCCTGAGCTGGAACAAAGACTTCACCCGGACGCTGGACTGGTCCACGCCTCCCTTCGCCAAATGGTTCATCGGCGGAGAGGTCAACGCCGCCTACAACGCCCTGGACCGCCACGTCGAAGCCGGCAACGGAGACAGGGTCGCAATCTATTTCGAGGGCGAGCCCGGTGATACCCGGACTTACACCTACGCGCAGCTCACAGAAGAGGTGAAGAAGGCCGCGAACGGGTTCGAATCCCTGGGCGTGGCCAAAGGTGACCGTGTCGCCGTGTACCTGCCTATGATTCCCGAGGCCGTGATCACGCTGCTGGCCTGCGCCCGGATCGGCGCCATCCACTCCGTGGTCTTCGGCGGTTTCTCCGCCGACGCCCTGCGCTCCCGAATCGACGACGCCGAGGCCAAGCTCGTGGTCACCGCGGACGGCACCTACCGCCGGGGCAAGCCCAGCGCCCTAAAGCCGGCCGTCGATGAGGCCCTGGCCCACAACGGCCATACCGTCCAGAACGTCGTCGTCGTCAAGCGCAACGGCCAGGACGTGGACTGGCACGAGGGCCGCGACCACTGGTGGGCGGACACCGTGGGGATGGCCTCCCCGGAGCACACCGCTGTGGGGCACGACTCCGAGCACCCGCTCTTCATCCTCTACACCTCCGGCACCACGGGCAAGCCCAAGGGCATCCTGCACACCACCGGCGGCTACCTCACCCAGACCGCCTACACGCACAAGGCGGTCTTCGACCTGCACCCGGAGACAGACGTCTACTGGTGCACCGCCGACGTCGGCTGGGTCACCGGGCACTCCTACGTCGCCTACGCCCCGCTCCTCAACGGCGCCACCCAGGTCATGTACGAGGGCACCCCGGACTCCCCGCACCAGGGCCGCTGGTGGGAAATCGTGGAGAAGTACAAGGTCTCCATCCTCTACACCGCCCCGACGGCCATCCGCACCTTCATGAAGTGGGGCAAGGAGATCCCGGCCCGGTATGACCTCTCCTCGATCCGCGTCCTCGGATCGGTCGGCGAACCCATCAACCCGGAAGCCTGGATGTGGTACCGCGAGGTCATCGGCGCCAACGCGGGCAAGAACGGCGAACGGAAAGACAACCCGGCGCCGATCGTGGACACCTGGTGGCAGACCGAAACCGGGGCGCAGATGATCGCCCCGCTGCCGGGCGTGACGGCCACCAAGCCCGGCTCGGCCCAGGTACCGCTGCCCGGCATCGCCGTGGACGTCGTGGATGAGCTCGGCGAGTCCGTTCCCAACGGCCACGGCGGTTTCCTGGTGATCCGCGAACCGTGGCCGGCCATGCTGCGCGGCATCTGGGGCGACCCGGAACGGTTCAAGGACACCTACTGGTCCCGCTTCGAGACGATGTACTTCGCCGGCGACGGCGCGAAGAAGGACGAGGACGGCGACATCTGGCTGCTGGGCCGGGTGGATGACGTGATGAACATTTCCGGCCACCGGCTCTCCACCACGGAAATTGAATCCGCCCTCGTCAGCCACCCCGCGGTAGCCGAGGCCGCCGTCGTCGGGGCAGCGGATGAGACTACCGGCCAGGCAGTCGTCGCCTTCGTGATCCTTCGCGGGGACGCGGTGGACTCCGGCGACGAAATCGTCCAGGAGCTCCGCAACCACGTCGGCAAGGAAATCGGTCCGATCGCCAAGCCCAAGACCATCCTCGTGGTGCCCGAACTGCCGAAGACCCGCTCCGGCAAGATCATGCGCCGCCTGCTCAAGGACGTCGCTGAAGGCCGCGAAGTCGGCGACGCGACCACCCTGGCCGACAACACCGTCATGGCCCAGATCGCACAGTCGCTGAGGAAGTAG
- the aroQ gene encoding type II 3-dehydroquinate dehydratase, which translates to MSEATPAGAGRGTILVLNGPNLNLLGTREPEKYGTATLADVEQLAKDAGAAHGLDVECFQSNHEGALVDAIHAARGKAIGIVINAGAYTHTSVAIRDAISAVQLPAVEVHITNVHAREEFRHRSYLSDISRAVIAGAGILGYRFAVEYLAGLPASHD; encoded by the coding sequence ATGAGCGAAGCCACCCCCGCCGGTGCCGGCCGCGGCACCATACTTGTCCTCAACGGGCCCAACCTGAACCTGCTCGGCACCCGCGAACCGGAGAAGTACGGGACCGCCACCCTGGCCGACGTCGAACAGCTCGCCAAGGACGCCGGCGCTGCCCACGGACTGGACGTCGAGTGTTTCCAGTCCAACCACGAAGGCGCCCTTGTCGACGCCATCCATGCAGCCCGCGGCAAGGCGATCGGCATTGTCATCAACGCCGGCGCGTACACGCACACCTCAGTCGCGATCCGGGACGCGATTTCCGCGGTTCAACTGCCCGCCGTCGAGGTCCACATCACCAACGTCCACGCCCGGGAGGAGTTCCGGCATCGTTCCTACCTCTCGGACATCAGCAGGGCAGTAATTGCCGGGGCCGGGATCCTGGGCTACCGATTCGCGGTGGAATACCTCGCCGGGCTGCCCGCCAGCCACGACTGA
- a CDS encoding MarP family serine protease, producing the protein MFGMTILDLALILTLLSYLIYGLRNGFLVTLGGIAGFAAGAVAAFFSVPIVSDLVDNPGWRLTAVVATAVLLMVMGHGLGTMIGRRIRSVVKISPLRAADRVVGGGVNVVVSALVMSLLAFSIGALGVPFASQQIAESKVIRFIDGMTPNPIKTSMAQLRSAVIGEGIPTLFEGFAQGQPVSVPDASTDTPALNAAADSVLKIAGTAYQCGQNQTGTGFVVSPGRVVTNAHVVAGVPEPVVEVPGGGALPGRVVYFDSQHDLAVLAVDGLRSAPLPFGSDLPPGSPAAFAGYPHGGPFQSKAATVQDITTVLVPDIYGNNAAPEDVYRLAGDVQPGNSGGPLLSTDGQVAGVVFAKATTGSSLGYAITMADLGPVAAQAPGLDNPVSAGQCIRK; encoded by the coding sequence GTGTTCGGCATGACCATTCTGGACTTGGCGTTGATCCTAACGCTGCTGTCCTATCTGATCTACGGCCTGCGCAACGGCTTCCTGGTGACCCTCGGAGGTATCGCCGGCTTCGCCGCGGGTGCCGTTGCCGCCTTTTTTTCCGTCCCGATCGTCAGCGATCTCGTGGACAACCCCGGGTGGCGGCTGACGGCCGTCGTCGCTACCGCAGTCCTGTTGATGGTTATGGGCCACGGTCTCGGCACCATGATCGGGCGCAGAATCCGCAGCGTCGTGAAGATCAGCCCGCTCCGTGCCGCGGACCGAGTGGTGGGCGGCGGCGTAAACGTGGTCGTCTCCGCCCTGGTCATGTCGCTGCTGGCCTTCAGCATTGGCGCCTTGGGCGTTCCCTTTGCCTCGCAGCAGATCGCCGAGTCCAAGGTGATTCGGTTTATCGACGGAATGACGCCGAACCCCATCAAAACGTCGATGGCGCAGCTGCGGTCTGCGGTGATCGGCGAGGGTATCCCGACGCTTTTCGAGGGCTTTGCCCAGGGCCAGCCGGTGTCCGTCCCCGACGCCAGTACTGACACTCCTGCGCTGAATGCTGCGGCGGATTCCGTTTTGAAGATTGCCGGAACCGCATATCAGTGCGGACAGAACCAGACGGGCACCGGCTTCGTGGTGTCACCGGGCCGGGTGGTGACCAACGCCCACGTGGTCGCTGGGGTACCGGAGCCGGTGGTCGAGGTTCCGGGCGGGGGTGCCCTGCCCGGGCGCGTCGTGTACTTCGACAGCCAGCATGATCTTGCGGTCCTTGCCGTGGACGGACTGCGCTCCGCGCCGTTGCCGTTCGGTTCCGACCTGCCCCCCGGCAGCCCCGCAGCGTTTGCCGGCTATCCGCACGGCGGGCCGTTCCAGTCCAAAGCGGCGACGGTGCAGGACATCACCACAGTGCTCGTTCCGGACATTTACGGCAACAACGCAGCGCCCGAGGACGTCTACCGCCTGGCCGGAGACGTGCAGCCGGGAAACTCCGGAGGGCCCCTGCTTAGCACCGACGGGCAGGTCGCCGGCGTGGTGTTTGCCAAGGCCACGACCGGATCCTCACTCGGCTACGCGATCACGATGGCCGATCTGGGTCCGGTCGCCGCCCAAGCGCCGGGACTCGACAACCCAGTCTCCGCGGGGCAGTGCATCAGGAAGTAA